From the genome of Longimicrobiales bacterium:
GGGACGACGGAAAGTGAAGTAATCGCTTCACCGAGGCCCCAGAGGTCTTCGATCGTACGATCGAGATGATCTCCGTTATTCCACTCCGGACATAGAACGATCTGAGTGTGAACCTCCAAGCCGCCAGCAATCAGTTGGCGTAGCTGTTCCATGATCAGTCCGGCACGCTGGTTGACGAGCAAGCGTTCTCGGACCTCGGGCTCAGTCGCGTGCACGCTGACATAGAGCGGGGAGAGCTGCTGGTCGATCAGCCGCTGGAGTCCCTTCGGCCCAAGATTCGTGAGTGTGACGTAACTGCCATAGGTGAACGACAACCTGAAATCGTCGTCACGAAGCCACAGCGTGGGCCGTGCGTCCTTCGGATTCCCATCGATGAAGCAGAAGACACACTTGTTGGCACACTCGCGAATCGCATCAGGAGCCGGGACGATTCCCATGGGGGAGCCCGGGTCCCGCTCGATGTCGTAGATCACGGTCTCTCCCTCCGGGGAGAGAGTCTCCATTTCGAAATCAGTGTCCGAGAGAAGGAACGTCAGATCAATGCCGTCACGTACCCGCTCGCCATTAATGCGAACAATACGCGTGCCGATCTCGAGACTGAGCTCGTCGGCAATACTGCCAGCTTCGATTTCGGCGATTCGTACCACGATTGGGCACTCTCAGGGGAGAAATATTTGGCGCATACGGCGGGCCGGAAACCTAACCGAGCCCAGTACGCCCTACAATTTCCGCCTTGACCACCTACGCAGGGTCTCGTCAGCTTCGGGGCGGAGCAATGCGGAGCGATCCCACATAGAGGGAACGGATGCACGAACAAGACCGATGGTATTCGGGGGGGTGGTGACGAGGCCGATGCGTGGACGGATCGCGAGGGCGACTGCCGCCCTATTGGCGCTGACCTATGTGGCGGCGTGTGAAGAGGTCGAGCAGGTACAAGACCGCTTCCGCGAGCATACGCCGCATGAGGAATATCGGGCGTCGCTCGCCGACGCTGGGCTCGACCAATCCGCCTTAGGGCGCGACTGGGTCCTGGCGGGTCGCCAATCCATCGAAGATGCTGCGGTGGTGTCTCTTCCCTTCCAGGAAGAGGGCTTCATCACCGCCGAAGAACCGGGCGCGATGGCGTACCGGATCACGATCGGGCATGGCCAGAAGCTGTCGGTGGAAGTGGCCCTGTCGACGGACGAGGAAACTCGGCTCTTTGTCGACTTCTTCCGAGTACCCGAAAACGAGAACGATCCCCTTAGGCCGGTCGTGTCCACAGACTCGATCCCTGGCAGCTTCGTGCACGAGCCGCAGCGCGAGGGGGACTACATCCTACGCATTCAGCCGGAACTCCTGCGGGGCGGTAGCTACAACGTCACCCTGAGGCTGGGCGCTCAGCTGTCCTTCCCCATCGAGGGGTACAACATGCGAGCCGTTCAGAGTCTCTGGGGTGTAGACAGAGACGGAGGCAGAAGGACACACGAAGGAGTAGACATCTTCGCACGCCGAGGAACTCCGGTTCTTGCCGCCTCCGCAGGCGTGGCGAATCGGGTGGCTGTGACCAATCTCGGCGGAAGGGTCGTCTGGGTCCGCGACAACGTACGGAATGCCAACATCTACTACGCCCACTTGGATCAGCAGAACGTGCGGAACGGCCAACAAGTGGAGGTCGGAGACACAATCGGTTTTGTGGGCAATACCGGGAATGCCCGCACAACTCCGCCCCACCTCCATTTTGGGGTATACCGCCGCGGTGAAGGTGCTGTAAACCCGTACCCGTTCATCCTTCCGCCTCGAGGCACTCTCGCCGAATTGACCGCGGATCTCGACCAGCTCGGCGGATGGGTACGTTTGCGAAATGACGGTATCCGGTTGCGCGCCGCCCCAGGGAGCCGAGGCGAGGTAATTCGGGAGCTTGGGCAGTACACACCGCTCCGTGTGTTGGGCGGGTCCGGCGAGTTCTTCCGCGTGCGCCTGCCTGATGGCGAATCCGGCTATGTGGCTGCTCGGCTCACAGAGCCGGCAGACTCACCCCTCATGTCTCAGGTCGCGTCCGCATTGACCCCTGTCTTCCTTATCCCGAACGACACGGCGTTGATCATCGACCAGTTGGGGGCGGGCGCTGAGGTGCCCGTGTTAGGCCGCTATGAGGGATTCCTGTACGTCAGGACACCAGCCGGCCACGTCGGGTGGCTGGGCGCCCAGGATCAACAGCAGTAGATCTCGAAGTCGGCAGTTGACCGCCACGCTTCGTAAGCTGCGCTTTGTGACAGCCTCGTCGGATTCGTCCGAGAGCCTGCAGATCACGACGGCAAGACCACTCGATGGGCGGGTCAATGGCAAGAACATCGTGCTGCGCGCAGACGGAACCGTGAATCTCGGCGGAGACACGCCAGCCAGTAACGTCTACCAGAGGTACAAGGCGATTGATCTGCACGATTGGACCAACCCACAAATCACGTTTTACGCAAACGGTGTCGGCACACCCAAGAACAAGTATTGGCGTGCCGTGTCCGGCGCCGTCGGCTTCGGGTTCTGACAAAACTTTTCGACATCTACGAATTCTTGGCGCGTGAGTATGAGCCCGACGACAAGGTTTTCATCTTCGGGTTCAGCCGCGGGGCGGCGAGCGTTATCGCCCTCGCAGATGTTCGTCGATAAACGCCAGGCTCTGGTCGATGGCATCGGACAACACGTCGAAACCAACGCCACTCAATCCGTGCCCCGCACCCTCCACGGTGACGAGTTGGTGGACGACGCCGTGGCGCAATAACTCGGCGGCGAGACCAGCGGACTCCGCGTACGCCACGTCCTCGTCGTTGGTGCCGTGCACGAGAACGGTCGGCGGGAAGTCGCCATCTACATTGCGCACGGAGGCGAACGAATCGAGCTCACGCTGTTGGGTGAGGGGATCGAGACCGCTGACTTCCTCGAGCCACAAGCCCTGCTGTCGCAGGTAGAGATAGTACGGCCAGCGGCCGTCCATGCCCGGGCCGGTTGCGGTGAGCACCTCGCCGCCAACTGCGGCGAATGCATCGGCTCGATTGACCAACGGCGATGTCGAGCGGTAGAACTCCGACGGCTCGGACTCAAAAGGCGCGTCGGCCGCCCCGTAACCCCAGAACGACGCGATAGCGGTGGGCCGTGGCGTCACACGGAAGCCGCTCAGCAGTGCCAGGTAGCCACCCGCCGAAGCGCCGGCCACTACCAGCTTGTCGGGATCGGAGCCGAAGAGTTCGGGCCCTTCGTGGCGGATCCAGCGGATCGCGTCCTCTACGTCGCCGACGATCTCGGGGAGCTTCACCTCAGGCGCGAGGCGGTGATCGATCGACACCAAGACGTAGCCGCTCGTCTCGGCGAAAGCCTTCATCTGCGGCGGCGTGCCGGATCGGCTGCCGAAGATCAGCGCACCACCGTGGATCCAAAGGATCACCGGACGCGCGGTATCATCGTCGGCCCGGTAAACGTCGGCCTCTATTCGCGTTTCACCCACCACCTTGTAGGTCAGTGTGCGCTGGATGAACTCGGCTTGGGGCAGGGCGGCGATCGACGTCACCGGAGCCACAAGTCCTGCAGCAAGACACAGTGTCAGAAGCAGGGCACTTCGGATTGAGACTCGTTTCATAACCTCCTCCTCGCGACGGCGATCGTTACGCAATTCGAACTCGAGCGCTGGGAACCCGGTTGCCGGTGTCCATCAGATGCTCCCCTCGATCAGGGCGGTGACCCCATCCATGCGGTCCGTCAATCGACGAATCGCCTCTAAATAGCGTGTCTCCCACTCGGGCACGTCAGCGGGATCGTCCGTCTCGATTTCGTAACGCAGACCTGGGAGCATCCACGAGGCGTACCCGCTGAATGGATCGGGGGACACGTACAGCGACCGGCTCCATGGACGATCCTG
Proteins encoded in this window:
- a CDS encoding DUF512 domain-containing protein; translated protein: MVRIAEIEAGSIADELSLEIGTRIVRINGERVRDGIDLTFLLSDTDFEMETLSPEGETVIYDIERDPGSPMGIVPAPDAIRECANKCVFCFIDGNPKDARPTLWLRDDDFRLSFTYGSYVTLTNLGPKGLQRLIDQQLSPLYVSVHATEPEVRERLLVNQRAGLIMEQLRQLIAGGLEVHTQIVLCPEWNNGDHLDRTIEDLWGLGEAITSLSVVPVGLTKYNVNRPVRHLTAEEAGQSIDQVDRARERGFSERDSGWCYSADEMYLIAGRTIPDVKYYDDGALYENGVGAVRHFVDRFAAGLPNVPSYAGKRIRLVTGRSMAPFIQERSVALAEATGAEVEVVVVRNDYFGESVSIAGLLGGQDILGALGDSNEGDVVVLPAEALNADNAFIDNVTMLDFKAAMGPAHVIPGYEITEALGAS
- a CDS encoding M23 family metallopeptidase is translated as MRGRIARATAALLALTYVAACEEVEQVQDRFREHTPHEEYRASLADAGLDQSALGRDWVLAGRQSIEDAAVVSLPFQEEGFITAEEPGAMAYRITIGHGQKLSVEVALSTDEETRLFVDFFRVPENENDPLRPVVSTDSIPGSFVHEPQREGDYILRIQPELLRGGSYNVTLRLGAQLSFPIEGYNMRAVQSLWGVDRDGGRRTHEGVDIFARRGTPVLAASAGVANRVAVTNLGGRVVWVRDNVRNANIYYAHLDQQNVRNGQQVEVGDTIGFVGNTGNARTTPPHLHFGVYRRGEGAVNPYPFILPPRGTLAELTADLDQLGGWVRLRNDGIRLRAAPGSRGEVIRELGQYTPLRVLGGSGEFFRVRLPDGESGYVAARLTEPADSPLMSQVASALTPVFLIPNDTALIIDQLGAGAEVPVLGRYEGFLYVRTPAGHVGWLGAQDQQQ
- a CDS encoding DUF2235 domain-containing protein; the protein is MTATLRKLRFVTASSDSSESLQITTARPLDGRVNGKNIVLRADGTVNLGGDTPASNVYQRYKAIDLHDWTNPQITFYANGVGTPKNKYWRAVSGAVGFGF
- a CDS encoding alpha/beta hydrolase; its protein translation is MKRVSIRSALLLTLCLAAGLVAPVTSIAALPQAEFIQRTLTYKVVGETRIEADVYRADDDTARPVILWIHGGALIFGSRSGTPPQMKAFAETSGYVLVSIDHRLAPEVKLPEIVGDVEDAIRWIRHEGPELFGSDPDKLVVAGASAGGYLALLSGFRVTPRPTAIASFWGYGAADAPFESEPSEFYRSTSPLVNRADAFAAVGGEVLTATGPGMDGRWPYYLYLRQQGLWLEEVSGLDPLTQQRELDSFASVRNVDGDFPPTVLVHGTNDEDVAYAESAGLAAELLRHGVVHQLVTVEGAGHGLSGVGFDVLSDAIDQSLAFIDEHLRGR